In Deltaproteobacteria bacterium GWC2_55_46, a single window of DNA contains:
- a CDS encoding glycosyl transferase — translation MSISVVVPVYNEREYISAVIKRVLATGMLDEIVIVDDFSRDGTRDVLKGMQAEWNEGVRLKLLMHDLNKGKGAALRTGFSEVTGDIVIVQDADFEYDPNDYSKLIQPILDGKADVVYGSRFIGGESHRVLFFWHMIGNKLLTFFSNMLTNLNLTDMETGYKAFRAGVLKEIRLESDRFGFEPEITAKVARKRCRIYETSISYAGRTYEEGKKINWKDGIAAFWHIFKFNLLR, via the coding sequence ATGAGCATTTCGGTAGTCGTGCCTGTCTACAATGAACGGGAGTACATATCCGCGGTCATAAAAAGGGTGCTCGCAACAGGCATGCTTGACGAGATCGTCATCGTCGACGACTTCTCAAGGGACGGCACAAGGGACGTGCTGAAGGGCATGCAGGCGGAGTGGAATGAGGGGGTGCGCCTCAAGCTCCTCATGCACGACCTCAATAAGGGAAAGGGCGCGGCCCTCCGGACCGGCTTCTCAGAGGTGACAGGCGATATCGTCATAGTGCAGGACGCGGACTTCGAGTACGACCCCAATGACTACTCCAAGCTCATCCAGCCGATACTCGACGGAAAGGCTGACGTGGTCTACGGGTCAAGGTTCATCGGCGGGGAATCGCACAGGGTGCTCTTCTTCTGGCACATGATAGGGAACAAGCTACTGACCTTTTTCTCGAATATGCTTACGAACCTGAACCTCACCGACATGGAGACCGGCTACAAGGCCTTCAGGGCCGGGGTGTTAAAGGAGATAAGGCTTGAGTCGGACAGGTTCGGCTTCGAGCCGGAGATAACGGCCAAGGTCGCCAGGAAGAGGTGCCGCATATACGAGACATCGATATCATACGCGGGGCGTACCTACGAGGAAGGCAAGAAGATAAACTGGAAGGACGGTATCGCGGCCTTCTGGCATATATTCAAGTTCAATCTCTTAAGATGA
- a CDS encoding ATPase — MNVQENRDLHKTVSFPITGMGCASCAAKIEKGLTDLTGIVSARVNFAAENVSIFYDPELVSIKDLVKAVRELGYGSVVESVAITVHGMSCASCLSKITAALDRVEGVESASVNLATGRADINYLPAVVSIDALVKAITDAGFRAEPPAKEDDLLAKDSRVKNEEIRGLRIRFLFAAFVSATLMAASLIGLLDRAPDLLGDHFPQLILATPVQFWSGWRFYRGAWAAARHRYADMNTLIAVGTSAAYFFSAAVTLFPGFFSSRGLAGEVYFETASVIIALILLGRMLELRARGQTGEAIRKLIGLQARTARVVRQGAEIDIPANEVLPGEIVAVRPGEKVPVDGVVTSGYSSVDESMISGESMPVEKKEGDEVIGATINTTGAFRFRATKVGKDTALAQIIRLVERAQGSKPPIARLADVIASYFVPAVIAIAVVTFITWYSFGPAPAATIALLNFIAVLIIACPCAMGLATPTSIMVGTGKGAELGILIRGGESLETAHKLDTVVLDKTGTLTKGRPSVKDVVPLGYGPGITVEELLFYAASAERGSEHPVGESIVKKAAELGISTVDAQGFEALPGHGIAARVDGKDVLLGTERLLRGRNIAMYKAAEEGDRLSDEGKTPVFVAIDGKAAGIIAIADTLKENSKEAIDVLKRMGLETVIMTGDNRRTAMAIAKELGVERVLSEVLPEDKAKEVKRLQAEGKIVAMVGDGINDAPALAQSDVGVAIGTGTDVAIEASDITLVGGDLRSIGTAIALSRATIGNIKQNLFWAFFYNILLIPVAAGALYPFFGVLLDPMFAAAAMGLSSVSVVSNSLRLRRFTPAAI, encoded by the coding sequence TTGAACGTTCAGGAGAATCGGGATTTGCACAAAACGGTCAGCTTCCCCATAACAGGGATGGGCTGCGCTTCGTGCGCAGCCAAGATAGAAAAGGGGCTCACGGATTTAACCGGCATTGTATCAGCCAGGGTCAACTTCGCCGCCGAGAATGTATCCATATTCTACGACCCTGAATTGGTCAGCATCAAAGACCTTGTAAAGGCTGTAAGAGAGCTTGGCTACGGCTCTGTAGTAGAAAGTGTCGCGATAACGGTCCATGGCATGAGCTGCGCATCCTGCTTAAGCAAGATAACCGCGGCGCTCGACAGGGTCGAAGGGGTCGAAAGCGCGTCGGTTAACCTGGCGACCGGACGCGCTGACATAAATTACCTGCCCGCGGTAGTGTCGATAGACGCCCTTGTAAAGGCGATAACTGACGCCGGTTTCAGGGCCGAGCCTCCGGCAAAAGAAGACGACCTTCTTGCGAAGGACAGCCGTGTTAAAAATGAAGAGATACGGGGTCTGCGTATAAGGTTCCTTTTCGCGGCCTTTGTCTCGGCCACTCTCATGGCAGCCTCCCTCATTGGCCTTCTTGATAGGGCCCCGGACCTTCTCGGCGACCATTTCCCGCAGCTTATACTGGCAACCCCTGTGCAGTTCTGGAGCGGCTGGCGTTTTTACAGGGGCGCGTGGGCGGCCGCAAGGCACAGGTACGCTGACATGAACACCCTTATCGCTGTCGGCACATCCGCGGCGTACTTTTTTAGCGCAGCCGTAACGCTCTTCCCCGGCTTTTTCTCCTCGCGCGGCCTTGCCGGGGAGGTCTATTTCGAGACAGCCTCGGTTATCATAGCGCTCATACTCCTTGGCAGGATGCTTGAGCTTAGGGCCAGGGGGCAGACAGGCGAGGCCATAAGGAAGCTCATCGGGCTTCAGGCAAGGACGGCGCGTGTGGTAAGGCAGGGCGCTGAAATAGATATCCCGGCGAATGAGGTCCTCCCCGGAGAGATAGTCGCCGTGAGGCCGGGGGAGAAGGTCCCGGTGGACGGAGTCGTAACGTCCGGCTATTCGTCGGTTGACGAGTCGATGATAAGCGGCGAGAGCATGCCTGTAGAGAAAAAGGAGGGGGACGAGGTCATAGGGGCGACCATAAATACCACAGGCGCGTTCAGGTTCAGGGCGACAAAGGTCGGAAAGGATACCGCGCTCGCGCAGATAATAAGGCTCGTGGAGCGTGCCCAGGGCAGCAAGCCCCCCATAGCCAGGCTGGCAGACGTCATCGCTTCTTATTTCGTCCCGGCGGTCATAGCCATTGCCGTCGTTACCTTCATCACATGGTACTCGTTCGGCCCCGCGCCAGCCGCAACGATAGCGCTGCTTAACTTCATAGCCGTACTTATCATAGCCTGCCCGTGCGCGATGGGGCTTGCTACCCCGACCTCCATAATGGTCGGGACAGGCAAGGGCGCGGAGCTCGGCATCCTCATAAGGGGAGGGGAGTCTCTTGAGACGGCCCACAAGCTCGATACCGTCGTGCTCGATAAGACCGGGACGCTCACAAAAGGGCGTCCTTCCGTAAAGGATGTCGTGCCGCTTGGCTACGGCCCAGGCATCACCGTTGAGGAGCTCTTATTCTACGCCGCCTCAGCCGAGAGGGGCTCTGAGCACCCGGTCGGCGAGTCTATCGTGAAAAAGGCCGCCGAGCTTGGGATAAGTACGGTTGACGCTCAGGGCTTCGAAGCGCTTCCAGGCCATGGAATAGCCGCGCGCGTGGACGGGAAAGACGTGCTCCTGGGCACGGAGAGGCTCTTGCGGGGCAGGAATATAGCGATGTACAAGGCCGCTGAAGAAGGTGACAGGCTCTCTGACGAGGGGAAGACGCCTGTTTTCGTCGCCATCGACGGGAAGGCGGCAGGGATAATAGCCATTGCCGACACGCTCAAGGAGAACTCGAAAGAGGCGATAGACGTCTTGAAAAGAATGGGGCTTGAAACCGTCATCATGACGGGTGATAACAGAAGGACAGCCATGGCGATCGCGAAAGAGCTTGGTGTTGAAAGGGTACTTTCTGAGGTGCTGCCGGAGGATAAGGCCAAAGAGGTAAAAAGGCTTCAGGCAGAGGGGAAGATCGTAGCGATGGTGGGCGACGGCATAAACGACGCGCCTGCGCTGGCGCAATCTGACGTAGGGGTGGCCATAGGCACAGGGACGGACGTGGCGATAGAGGCCTCTGACATAACCCTTGTCGGGGGCGATTTGAGGTCCATTGGTACCGCTATCGCCTTGAGCAGGGCGACTATCGGGAATATAAAGCAGAACCTCTTCTGGGCGTTCTTCTACAACATCCTGCTCATCCCTGTCGCGGCCGGCGCGCTCTATCCATTCTTCGGGGTGCTCCTTGACCCGATGTTCGCGGCGGCGGCGATGGGGCTTTCATCTGTAAGCGTCGTGAGCAATTCTCTCCGTTTAAGGAGATTCACCCCCGCTGCTATTTAA
- a CDS encoding radical SAM protein → MMDEFRIDSHKLMYHVGRVSDWLKGDNIYPLYMEVSPIGACNHRCTYCGLDYMEYQARSLDASILKTRLTEMGRLGLKSIMYAGEGEPFLHKDIAGIINHTKASGIDVAITSNGVLFGRKLFEATLASITWIKVSINAATPETYSKIHRTKPEDFPRVIENIREAVKFREANKLSSTIGMQMILLPENIGEAVLLARKAKEIGADYLVIKSYSQHLKSVTRQYEEFKYTDFYYLNDELRKLSDAKFNVVFRMNAMKKLEEGTKRYDRCMALPFWSYIDAGGCVWACSAFLGDERFLLGNINENSFEQIWKSDRRKEVMEFVDKELDTTECRRNCRMDEVNRYLWELKHPSLHVNFI, encoded by the coding sequence ATAATGGATGAATTCAGGATCGACAGCCACAAGCTCATGTACCATGTTGGCCGGGTGAGCGATTGGCTGAAAGGTGATAACATCTACCCGCTGTACATGGAAGTCTCGCCCATAGGGGCATGCAACCACAGGTGTACCTACTGCGGTCTCGACTACATGGAATACCAGGCCCGCTCCCTCGACGCCTCCATCCTGAAAACACGCCTTACAGAGATGGGCAGGCTTGGCCTCAAGTCCATAATGTACGCCGGTGAGGGGGAGCCCTTCCTCCACAAGGATATCGCCGGTATCATCAACCACACCAAGGCCTCCGGGATAGACGTCGCCATCACCTCAAACGGGGTGCTCTTCGGCAGAAAGCTCTTTGAGGCAACACTAGCCTCCATAACATGGATAAAGGTCAGCATAAACGCCGCCACACCGGAGACCTACTCAAAGATACACAGGACAAAGCCAGAGGACTTCCCCAGGGTAATAGAGAACATAAGAGAGGCCGTGAAGTTCAGGGAGGCCAATAAGCTCTCCTCGACCATCGGCATGCAGATGATACTCCTCCCGGAGAACATTGGAGAGGCGGTGCTGCTGGCCAGGAAGGCCAAGGAGATAGGCGCCGACTACCTGGTCATCAAGTCCTACTCCCAGCACCTCAAAAGCGTCACACGCCAGTACGAGGAATTCAAGTACACGGACTTCTACTACCTGAACGACGAGCTCAGGAAGCTATCTGACGCGAAGTTCAACGTAGTCTTCAGGATGAACGCCATGAAGAAGCTCGAGGAGGGCACAAAGAGGTACGACAGGTGCATGGCCCTGCCCTTCTGGTCGTACATAGACGCCGGCGGCTGCGTCTGGGCCTGCAGCGCCTTCCTGGGCGACGAAAGGTTCCTCCTGGGCAATATAAACGAAAACAGCTTCGAGCAGATCTGGAAGAGCGACCGGCGCAAGGAAGTGATGGAGTTCGTGGATAAGGAGCTGGACACCACCGAATGCCGCAGGAACTGCAGGATGGACGAGGTGAACCGCTATCTCTGGGAGCTTAAGCACCCATCCTTGCACGTCAACTTCATCTGA
- a CDS encoding acetoin dehydrogenase, which yields MPWTKIYSNKTEFEKALKENPDLRGLTYKEAIREATAQLLSSDPSVFVLGEGVDDSGGVFGTTIGLQDEFGKARVMDSPLAENGVTGIAVGAAVSGMKPILVHMRVDFLPLSLDQIMNHAAKWHYMFGGKVNVPLVIRSIIGRGWGSAAQHSQSLQAMFMNIPGLRVVMPATPYDAKGLLIASVRDGNPVVSIEHRWLYEHTGYVPKEMYEVELGKAIVRRAGRDITIVAISHMVHEAMQAADELALAGIDCEVIDLRTLKPMDSSTVAESVAKTGRLVVADTGWKDCGVGSEVIARIAEAGLLLKAPAARVNLPEAPTPASPVLEKAYYPGKEALAETVKRVLEYGKVQA from the coding sequence ATGCCCTGGACAAAGATATATTCCAATAAGACAGAATTTGAAAAGGCTCTCAAGGAGAACCCGGATCTCCGCGGCCTCACATATAAAGAGGCGATACGCGAGGCGACCGCCCAGCTCCTCTCATCCGACCCGTCGGTATTCGTACTCGGCGAGGGGGTCGATGACTCAGGCGGTGTATTCGGCACTACCATCGGGCTTCAGGATGAGTTCGGCAAGGCAAGGGTCATGGACTCCCCGCTTGCAGAGAACGGCGTAACCGGCATAGCGGTCGGCGCCGCCGTCTCCGGCATGAAGCCGATACTCGTCCACATGAGGGTCGACTTCCTCCCCCTCTCCCTCGACCAGATAATGAACCACGCGGCCAAATGGCATTACATGTTCGGCGGCAAGGTAAACGTGCCGCTTGTCATACGGAGCATAATCGGGCGCGGCTGGGGCTCGGCTGCCCAGCACTCGCAGAGCCTCCAGGCCATGTTCATGAACATACCGGGGCTCCGGGTCGTAATGCCGGCTACACCTTATGACGCCAAGGGGTTGCTCATCGCCTCGGTGCGCGACGGTAACCCGGTAGTCTCCATCGAGCACCGCTGGCTCTACGAGCACACCGGCTATGTGCCGAAAGAGATGTACGAGGTAGAGCTTGGCAAGGCGATAGTCAGAAGGGCAGGCAGGGACATTACCATCGTCGCCATATCTCACATGGTGCACGAGGCGATGCAGGCGGCCGATGAGCTCGCCCTTGCCGGCATAGATTGCGAGGTCATCGACCTGCGTACGCTTAAGCCGATGGACTCAAGTACTGTAGCCGAATCGGTGGCAAAAACAGGGCGGCTCGTAGTCGCGGATACCGGCTGGAAAGATTGTGGTGTAGGCTCGGAGGTCATTGCCAGAATAGCTGAGGCCGGACTACTCCTTAAGGCCCCAGCGGCGAGGGTAAACCTCCCTGAGGCCCCGACACCGGCAAGCCCGGTGCTGGAGAAGGCCTATTACCCGGGAAAAGAGGCGTTGGCTGAGACGGTCAAGAGGGTGCTTGAATATGGAAAAGTCCAGGCTTAG